Proteins encoded by one window of Grus americana isolate bGruAme1 chromosome 7, bGruAme1.mat, whole genome shotgun sequence:
- the INPP5F gene encoding phosphatidylinositide phosphatase SAC2 isoform X3, which yields MELFQAKDHYILQSGERALWCSRRDGSLQLRAATDLLLAWNPICLGLVEGVIGKVQLHTDLPWWLLLIRQKALIGKLPGDHEVCKITKIAVIPLSETEPQDLELELCKKHHFGINKPEKITQSPDDTKFLLKTLTQIKSNVSAPNKKKIKESKEKEKLEKRLLEELFKMFMDSDSFYYSLTYDLTNSVQRQSACEKTNLPLWRKVDDRFFWNKHMIEDLISIDNAEVDFWIIPIIQGFVQIEELVVNYSESSDDDKSSPETPPQESTCVDDIHPTFLVALISRRSRHRAGMRYKRRGVDKNGNVANYVETEQLIHVHNHTLSFIQTRGSVPVFWSQVGYRYNPRPRLDKSENETVSCFRAHFEEQLKNYKKQVIINLVDQTGREKIIGDAYLKQVLLYNNSNLTYVSFDFHEHCCCFHDSPLTLA from the exons CCACTGATCTTCTCTTGGCTTGGAATCCCATTTGTCTGGGCCTGGTAGAGGGAGTCATTGGTAAAGTTCAGCTTCATACAG ATTTACCGTGGTGGCTACTTTTAATTCGTCAGAAAGCATTGATTGGCAAACTTCCAGGAGACCATGAGGTTTGCAAAATAACAAAGATTGCAGTGATTCCACTTTCTGAAACAGAACCTCAGGATCTAGAATTAGAG CTCTGTAAAAAGCACCATTTTGGGATAAACAAGCCAGAGAAGATTACGCAGTCCCCAGATGACACAAAATTTCTGCTGAAGACTCTTACTCAAATTAAATCAAATGTGTCTGCTCCAAATAAAAAGAAG attaaagaaagcaaagaaaaagagaagctggagaagagaTTATTGGAGGAGTTGTTCAAAATGTTCATGGATTCAGACTCCTTTTACTACAGCCTGACCTATGACCTAACAAATTCTGTGCAGAGGCAGAGTGCGTGTGAGAAAACTAACTTACCACTGTGGCGAAAA gtTGATGACAGATTCTTTTGGAACAAGCACATGATTGAAGATCTCATCAGCATTGAT AATGCTGAAGTGGACTTCTGGATTATACCCATCATACAAGGATTTGTGCAAATTGAAGAGCTTGTAGTAAACTATAGTGAATCTTCTGATGATGATAAGAGCAGTCCTGAAACTCCTCCTCAGGAATCAACTTGTGTAGATGACATTCATCCAACATTTCTGGTGGCACTTATTTCACGCCGGAGTCGGCACAGAGCTG GAATGCGGTATAAGCGAAGAGGTGttgataaaaatggaaatgtggcAAATTATGTTGAGACGGAGCAACTGATTCATGTTCATAATCATACTCTTTCATTTATACAAACAAGAGGCTCTGTGCCTGTTTTCTGGAGCCAAGTTGGATATAGATATAACCCACGGCCTCGACTGGACAAGA gtgaaaatgaaacagtgtCCTGTTTTCGTGCGCATTTTgaagaacagctgaaaaattacaaaaagcaG GTTATTATTAATTTGGTGGATCAGACTGGGAGAGAGAAGATTATTGGAGATGCTTACCTTAAACAAGTTCTTCTGTACAATAATTCAAATCTGACTTATGTGTCGTTTGACTTCCATGAGCACTG TTGCTGTTTTCATGACTCCCCCCTGACGTTGGCATGA